The following proteins come from a genomic window of Sphaerisporangium rubeum:
- a CDS encoding AAA family ATPase, which translates to MLIRFRLANHRSIRDEHELSLIATEFDEGAARRTGLRYRGQDVSAQPVLGVFGANASGKSNLLSGFQLMRDAVQNSFADWAKAPDLVPRQPFKLDSVCREETSLFEVDLVLGRDPVRYTYGFELSDARVEAEWLHAYPHGRRNVWFDREAGRPESEGGEFIFRGEGFRGEREPLVKLTRPNALFLSVGATLNHPQLSAIHRWFLDNLWLVTPGMDLSARVRWTHELLTGVDSAEHSQRIVRLLRSADLGVTRLDLDPKTGEIRLWHRTSDGGEVPLDFRTEESLGTHAWFAFLGPMLTVLDQGSVLLVDELDSSLHPTLAAEVVRVFQDPASNPRGAQLIFTTHDATLLGSEVLDRPLNRDQVWMTVKRRSGESELYPLVAAKPRKEENLERGYLRGRYGGVPRVTAGEIVREMSRQEAKATA; encoded by the coding sequence GTGCTGATCCGTTTCCGGCTGGCGAACCACCGGTCCATTCGAGACGAGCACGAGCTGTCACTGATCGCGACTGAGTTCGACGAGGGTGCGGCGCGCAGGACTGGTCTCCGGTACCGAGGACAGGACGTCTCGGCGCAACCCGTACTCGGTGTCTTCGGAGCCAACGCGTCGGGGAAGTCCAATCTCCTCAGTGGGTTCCAGCTCATGCGTGACGCGGTGCAGAACTCTTTCGCGGACTGGGCCAAAGCACCCGACCTTGTCCCCAGGCAGCCCTTCAAGCTGGACTCCGTGTGCCGCGAGGAGACGAGCCTCTTCGAAGTGGACCTTGTGCTGGGCCGCGATCCCGTCCGCTACACCTACGGCTTCGAGTTGTCGGACGCGCGGGTGGAGGCGGAGTGGCTGCATGCGTATCCGCATGGCCGCCGGAATGTCTGGTTCGACCGAGAGGCGGGCCGTCCGGAGTCGGAAGGCGGAGAGTTCATCTTCAGAGGAGAGGGGTTCAGAGGAGAACGTGAGCCGCTGGTCAAGCTGACTCGTCCGAACGCTCTGTTCCTGTCCGTAGGCGCGACACTTAACCATCCGCAGTTGTCGGCGATACACAGATGGTTTCTCGACAACCTCTGGCTGGTGACACCAGGAATGGATCTCAGCGCTCGGGTGCGCTGGACTCACGAGCTTCTGACAGGCGTAGATTCCGCCGAGCACTCTCAGCGGATCGTCCGGTTGCTGAGATCGGCCGACTTGGGAGTCACTCGCCTTGACCTGGACCCCAAGACCGGTGAGATCAGGCTGTGGCACCGTACGTCGGACGGTGGCGAGGTACCACTGGATTTCCGGACGGAGGAGTCTCTCGGCACTCATGCCTGGTTCGCCTTCCTGGGACCCATGCTGACGGTGCTGGACCAGGGATCCGTTCTGCTGGTGGACGAACTGGATTCAAGCCTGCACCCCACACTCGCGGCCGAAGTCGTACGTGTCTTCCAAGACCCGGCGTCCAACCCACGGGGTGCGCAGTTGATCTTCACCACGCACGACGCGACGCTCCTTGGTAGCGAGGTGCTCGACCGTCCGCTCAACCGCGACCAGGTATGGATGACCGTGAAGCGACGGTCGGGAGAGAGTGAACTGTATCCGCTGGTGGCCGCCAAGCCACGCAAGGAGGAGAACCTCGAGCGCGGTTATCTGCGCGGCCGTTACGGTGGGGTCCCACGGGTGACCGCGGGGGAGATCGTCCGTGAAATGTCCCGGCAAGAGGCCAAGGCGACGGCGTGA
- a CDS encoding prenyltransferase/squalene oxidase repeat-containing protein: MGSEIITTGPHFDVEGGVAGAVKALWDAQRADGSWEGYLPSSAVSTAAVLIAFHVAGDLSDATLVERGAEWLLAEQNEDGGWADVPGGPSTFNGTGIAVSALRTVRPDRVDAITRATDWLERNGGRAALEDLRVTTLNVIVRVYLAFAGLYDPDRVKRIPIEISLIPHRLHQRVSFILPGVYAWAIMQVRTRTHGRVRTAVNRVAERRTLEYLRELAEFEGPDGGSEESAFMVALIVFGLGLAGVGDDLVTKYLRYMRNAVRPDGSWPIDRDLELSGTCYITQGMQEAGLGDDDRLLPTIDWIKASQRQTGLPATGCPPGGWGWGMPSSWPDVDDTSLALYTLAGAGVPPTDPHVAMGVDWLHAMRNTNGSWGCFIRNGRTMFDAPCSALTSHAILALNRLDSREHHLDRAVRWLAKAQNPDGSFSCVWFRDHTSGTARVLDALSHLGLSDHPVARACTHWLQTHQSPDGGWGDGAGLPPTAEETSWSVLALTAAGQAATPTVRNGIHWLLKNQREDGLWPGGQVGYYYNGLTYWCHSMVNGYALQALSRYRTH; the protein is encoded by the coding sequence ATGGGCTCCGAAATCATCACCACCGGTCCCCACTTCGACGTAGAAGGCGGCGTGGCAGGCGCGGTCAAAGCCCTCTGGGACGCGCAGCGCGCCGACGGCTCCTGGGAGGGCTACCTGCCGTCCTCGGCCGTGTCCACCGCCGCCGTCCTGATCGCCTTCCACGTCGCCGGCGACCTGTCCGACGCCACGCTCGTCGAACGCGGCGCCGAGTGGCTGCTCGCCGAGCAGAACGAGGACGGCGGCTGGGCCGACGTCCCCGGCGGCCCTTCCACGTTCAACGGCACCGGCATAGCCGTCTCCGCGCTCAGGACCGTACGGCCCGACCGCGTGGACGCCATCACGCGCGCCACCGACTGGCTGGAACGCAACGGCGGCCGCGCGGCCCTGGAAGACCTGCGCGTCACCACCCTCAACGTCATCGTGCGCGTCTACCTGGCCTTCGCCGGCCTGTACGACCCCGATCGCGTGAAACGCATCCCCATCGAGATCTCCCTCATCCCCCACCGCCTCCACCAGCGCGTCTCGTTCATCCTCCCCGGCGTCTACGCGTGGGCCATCATGCAGGTCCGCACCCGCACCCACGGCCGCGTGCGCACCGCCGTCAACCGCGTGGCCGAACGCCGCACCCTGGAGTACCTTCGCGAACTGGCCGAGTTCGAAGGCCCCGACGGCGGCTCCGAGGAGTCCGCCTTCATGGTGGCCCTCATCGTCTTCGGCCTCGGCCTCGCCGGCGTAGGCGACGACCTCGTGACCAAGTACCTCAGGTACATGCGGAACGCCGTACGGCCCGACGGCTCCTGGCCCATCGACCGCGACCTGGAACTGTCCGGCACCTGCTACATCACCCAAGGCATGCAGGAAGCCGGCCTCGGCGACGACGACCGCCTGCTCCCCACCATCGACTGGATCAAAGCCTCCCAGCGCCAGACCGGCCTCCCCGCCACCGGCTGCCCCCCAGGCGGCTGGGGCTGGGGCATGCCGAGCTCCTGGCCCGACGTGGACGACACCTCCCTGGCCCTGTACACCCTGGCCGGCGCCGGCGTCCCCCCCACCGACCCCCATGTGGCCATGGGAGTCGACTGGCTCCACGCCATGCGCAACACCAACGGCTCCTGGGGCTGCTTCATCCGCAACGGCCGCACCATGTTCGACGCGCCATGCTCGGCCCTCACCTCCCACGCCATCCTGGCCCTCAACCGCCTGGACTCCCGCGAGCACCACCTCGACCGCGCCGTCCGCTGGCTCGCCAAAGCCCAGAACCCCGACGGCTCCTTCTCCTGCGTCTGGTTCCGCGACCACACCTCAGGCACCGCCAGAGTCCTCGACGCGCTGAGCCACCTGGGTCTGTCCGACCACCCCGTGGCCCGGGCCTGCACCCACTGGCTCCAGACCCACCAGTCCCCCGACGGCGGCTGGGGCGACGGCGCCGGCCTTCCCCCCACCGCCGAGGAGACCTCCTGGTCCGTCCTGGCTCTCACCGCCGCCGGCCAGGCCGCCACCCCCACCGTGAGGAACGGCATCCACTGGCTCCTGAAGAACCAGCGCGAAGACGGCCTCTGGCCCGGCGGCCAGGTCGGCTACTACTACAACGGCCTCACGTACTGGTGCCACTCCATGGTCAACGGCTACGCACTCCAGGCCCTGTCGCGCTATCGCACCCACTGA
- a CDS encoding DUF397 domain-containing protein, with amino-acid sequence MKWRKSTYSTHDGNCVEVAVNLLGLVAVRDSKVPAGPALVVAPAQWSAFLSGLKDGTPGV; translated from the coding sequence ATGAAGTGGCGCAAGAGCACCTACAGCACACACGACGGTAACTGTGTGGAGGTCGCGGTGAATCTGCTGGGACTGGTCGCCGTCAGGGACAGCAAGGTTCCGGCCGGTCCGGCTCTGGTGGTCGCTCCGGCGCAGTGGTCGGCGTTCCTGAGCGGGCTCAAGGACGGTACGCCGGGGGTTTGA
- a CDS encoding DUF397 domain-containing protein, whose product MGDLQYAQWRKSTYSTDNGNCVEVTANLPGLVAVRDSKVPAGPVLVVIPAQWSMFLSGLKGG is encoded by the coding sequence TTGGGTGACCTTCAATACGCACAATGGCGCAAGAGCACCTACAGCACAGACAACGGCAACTGTGTGGAGGTCACGGCGAATCTTCCGGGGCTGGTCGCGGTCAGGGACAGCAAGGTTCCGGCCGGTCCGGTCCTGGTGGTCATTCCGGCGCAGTGGTCGATGTTCCTGAGCGGGCTGAAAGGTGGGTGA
- the cyaB gene encoding class IV adenylate cyclase produces the protein MREVEVKYHVQDRDALLVALKARGIDLSAPVTQDDQAYAPVTWSYGDSKLGVSFVRLRTVDGNHTFTLKRPAENALSCDEYETGVADREQMHSAILAMGFRATVRITKVRRTATLPDLELCVDEVAGLGTFLELERMVSDGVAGDAVQAELAAFVASLDVEAVRTDETYDSLVRAASREAVVDSRGTPGSGLDQDPRSACSDVLRLW, from the coding sequence GTGCGCGAGGTCGAGGTCAAGTACCACGTGCAGGACCGTGATGCCTTGCTCGTCGCGCTCAAGGCACGCGGCATCGATCTGAGCGCACCGGTCACCCAGGACGACCAGGCCTACGCACCCGTGACCTGGTCCTACGGAGACAGCAAGCTCGGCGTGTCCTTCGTGCGCCTGCGCACCGTGGACGGAAACCACACCTTCACCCTCAAGCGTCCCGCCGAGAACGCGCTTTCGTGCGATGAGTACGAAACGGGGGTAGCCGACCGCGAACAGATGCACAGCGCCATCCTGGCGATGGGCTTCCGCGCCACCGTGCGCATCACCAAGGTGCGCCGCACAGCCACATTGCCGGACCTGGAGCTGTGTGTCGACGAAGTAGCCGGCCTCGGCACGTTCCTCGAACTCGAACGCATGGTCTCCGACGGTGTGGCGGGTGACGCGGTACAGGCGGAGTTGGCGGCGTTCGTCGCCTCACTGGATGTCGAAGCCGTCCGCACGGACGAGACGTACGACTCATTGGTACGCGCAGCCTCCCGCGAGGCCGTCGTTGACTCGCGAGGGACCCCTGGCTCCGGTCTGGATCAGGATCCTCGAAGCGCCTGCTCGGATGTGCTCCGGCTATGGTGA
- a CDS encoding SRPBCC family protein, producing MASIRHDIVIDSSPEHIWDVLRDVGAVHERLLPGRVTGTRLEGDQRFLTFPDGHVVRELIVAVDDELRRLAYSVVEGARPAIEYHHASFEVRSEGDQTGRLIWTTDVLPDVLAAEIRIRVERGAVEMKQAIEAGAGG from the coding sequence ATGGCTTCCATCCGCCACGACATTGTGATCGACTCGTCCCCCGAGCACATCTGGGACGTGCTGCGCGACGTCGGCGCCGTGCATGAGCGCCTGCTGCCTGGCCGCGTCACCGGTACCCGGCTTGAGGGTGACCAGCGGTTTCTGACCTTTCCGGATGGCCACGTGGTCCGTGAGCTGATCGTCGCGGTGGACGACGAGCTTCGCCGCCTGGCCTACTCCGTCGTCGAGGGTGCGCGGCCGGCGATCGAGTACCACCATGCGTCATTCGAAGTCCGCTCTGAGGGTGACCAGACGGGCCGGTTGATCTGGACCACGGACGTCTTGCCGGACGTGCTGGCGGCCGAGATCCGGATTCGGGTCGAACGTGGCGCGGTGGAGATGAAGCAGGCGATCGAGGCGGGGGCAGGTGGCTGA
- a CDS encoding RloB domain-containing protein gives MEDERPLTSRLSRHSRQVQVLYVACEGESTEPDYLQYLNEHFGDGDGQGRRPFRIQPVYRRNGWTPSAAVEAARKAAGEDEAWALFDRDQWEDIPHAIKDAAESRIELAFSHPSFDLWLLLHFQAFGGAQSGSSTLVVEKLRQARGADAFKDYDKRGDKSVKGARRDALTGREAQAVANARRLVASCTHGLCDPGQAQTKPPGEDAASHSPQEWAARSGHAVDCPVLQRDPSTDVWRLLVRLGIVAPGPGTPRRSGRRS, from the coding sequence GTGGAAGACGAACGGCCGCTGACCTCAAGACTCAGCCGTCACTCCCGGCAAGTACAGGTGCTGTACGTGGCCTGCGAAGGTGAATCCACCGAACCCGACTATCTGCAGTATCTGAACGAACACTTCGGAGACGGCGATGGTCAAGGAAGGCGACCTTTCCGTATACAGCCGGTCTATCGCAGAAACGGGTGGACTCCTTCCGCAGCCGTCGAAGCCGCAAGGAAGGCAGCGGGCGAGGACGAGGCATGGGCCCTTTTCGATCGTGACCAGTGGGAGGATATCCCGCATGCGATCAAGGACGCGGCCGAGTCAAGGATCGAGCTGGCGTTCTCGCACCCGTCATTCGACCTGTGGCTGCTCCTGCACTTCCAGGCGTTCGGAGGCGCTCAGAGCGGTAGCAGCACGCTCGTGGTCGAGAAGTTGCGACAGGCCAGGGGAGCGGACGCCTTCAAGGACTACGACAAACGGGGTGACAAGAGCGTCAAGGGTGCTCGGCGTGACGCCTTGACGGGGCGGGAGGCCCAGGCGGTGGCGAACGCCAGGAGACTGGTCGCGTCCTGCACGCATGGGCTCTGCGACCCCGGCCAGGCGCAGACGAAACCACCCGGCGAAGATGCCGCCTCCCACTCTCCCCAAGAGTGGGCCGCTCGATCCGGACATGCCGTGGACTGTCCCGTTCTCCAGCGTGATCCCTCCACCGATGTATGGCGTCTACTGGTCAGGCTGGGGATTGTGGCCCCCGGGCCAGGAACACCCCGGCGCAGTGGCCGGCGTTCCTGA
- a CDS encoding UbiA family prenyltransferase produces the protein MNAPLRLRLPAHVQTWRPYTMLYIGLVGLAGGLLSDPHAPGWALFGAWAVPTLGWIGGHYGADYFDRRLDAIAKPHRPIPSGRMPALDGLAGLWACTVAGGAYALLLNWRTLVLVAAALAGGLVYSLLLKARGLGGNLVRGSLTAFALLFGAMATAPYPARHIWPVAAVFLLHDSQSNLVGTLRDIGGDRAAGYETFPVRRGARPAIRVVIAFTALWVALAAGVPSLLPTPASGTATYWTVLGLCAVLAVWAITLLTRAPDPMPPPVALRAHAILVAERVLLAGAFIGLTAGPAATLATAVPALLVTVLLQSRMRSRYEFGTAAT, from the coding sequence GTGAACGCTCCGCTCCGCCTGCGGTTACCCGCGCACGTGCAGACCTGGCGGCCGTACACGATGCTGTACATCGGCCTCGTCGGCCTGGCCGGCGGGCTGCTCAGCGACCCGCACGCTCCCGGGTGGGCCCTGTTCGGCGCGTGGGCCGTGCCGACACTGGGGTGGATCGGCGGCCACTACGGGGCCGACTACTTCGACCGGCGGCTCGACGCCATCGCCAAGCCGCACCGGCCCATCCCCTCCGGCCGCATGCCTGCACTCGACGGACTGGCAGGCCTGTGGGCCTGCACCGTCGCAGGCGGCGCGTACGCGCTGCTGCTCAACTGGCGCACCCTCGTGCTCGTCGCCGCGGCCCTCGCCGGAGGTCTCGTCTACAGCCTGCTGCTCAAGGCCCGTGGCCTCGGCGGCAACCTGGTCCGTGGTTCCCTCACCGCCTTCGCCTTGCTGTTCGGCGCGATGGCGACGGCGCCGTACCCCGCTCGGCACATCTGGCCGGTCGCGGCGGTCTTCCTGCTGCACGACAGCCAGTCCAACCTTGTCGGGACGCTGCGCGACATAGGCGGCGACCGTGCCGCCGGATACGAGACCTTCCCGGTGCGGCGCGGCGCACGGCCCGCCATCCGCGTGGTCATCGCGTTCACCGCGCTGTGGGTGGCCCTCGCGGCAGGCGTCCCGTCCCTCCTCCCCACCCCGGCGTCCGGCACCGCCACCTACTGGACGGTCCTCGGCCTGTGCGCCGTGCTCGCGGTGTGGGCCATCACGTTGCTGACCCGCGCACCCGACCCCATGCCACCCCCGGTGGCCCTGCGGGCCCACGCGATCCTCGTCGCCGAACGCGTCCTGCTCGCCGGCGCCTTCATCGGCCTCACCGCCGGCCCCGCCGCGACCCTCGCCACCGCCGTACCGGCCCTCCTCGTCACGGTCCTCCTCCAGTCGAGAATGCGCTCCAGATACGAGTTCGGCACCGCGGCCACCTGA
- a CDS encoding ATP-binding protein produces the protein MNDRASARTRVMSRAVVRKKLTDSHPALDTATLLVSEIVTNAIIHSDTKNGGKITLSLADCHDFIHIEVTEAGGDEYPHIRDDEWSEGGRGLRIVQTLATRWGVRQDPTGRTVWLQTEYKNHPERPTPHAHTGTASPRQAP, from the coding sequence TTGAACGATAGAGCTTCCGCGCGTACCCGCGTCATGTCTCGCGCCGTCGTACGGAAGAAACTGACCGACAGCCACCCCGCACTCGACACCGCGACCCTGCTGGTGTCCGAAATAGTGACCAATGCAATAATCCACTCCGATACCAAGAACGGAGGAAAGATCACCCTGTCCCTCGCCGACTGCCACGACTTCATCCACATAGAAGTCACCGAGGCCGGCGGCGACGAATACCCCCACATCCGCGACGACGAGTGGTCCGAAGGCGGCCGAGGCCTCCGCATCGTCCAAACCCTCGCCACCCGCTGGGGAGTACGCCAGGACCCCACCGGCCGAACCGTCTGGCTCCAGACCGAGTACAAGAACCACCCCGAACGACCCACACCACATGCGCACACCGGCACTGCCTCACCCCGGCAGGCCCCCTGA
- a CDS encoding RICIN domain-containing protein: MKSALSTLGKALAALAVFVAAVALPVFAGSSPASAAVQATYYVAPDGNDSNPGTLASPFRTVQRARDVVRTVNGSMSGDIYVYLRGGDYPISSTVDFTTADSGTNGYRVIYSAYQNETPVLNGGVQVTGWTQHSGNIWKAPLNRSNKLRALYVNDKRAVMATKTVNSAGCYGTYNITAGQAAWAWESGSQCAGAKYSLNDFPAIPNNQDDIEIETGTTWTTAIVAVRQVTSDGSNRIAQYQQPGAAIAQGAFNGNAQINGSHKLMNAYEFLDTPGEFFFDKTSKTLYYYKSSSENMSTASVFAPNNVSTLLKVAGTSTSSRVRNITFTGLTVQHSDWNLFNVAGSAFKQAQQGNLGAQAYAKQNFHVYYYRNVDMAPGAIQIENADGLLLQGNRVQHTGVDGITMANDVVNTQLIGNFTNDIAGSAIVVGHPQHVFIGDYTSSNREKYPVAVEGAPKNIEIKNNYIYDSAVLFNGHSPITAYFADGLTIQRNRIEKAPWSGITLGWGWWNFDGSSGSIAPNRPTTTAKNNNISYNHIIDTVQRLSDTAPIYTLGSQPGTMITNNYLQGVPSGHKYGLHPDEGSAYITFRDNVLSIDKNVTWMLNSDDFGRKHDLSVTNTYGPINKVSNKNLPNSTIQDIIVSSDYVWPTQAYSIAVNSGLEDAYRNIIPQNLFSQQDYALPASVAVGSGVTSIPIRSLGDANKSVWLAPLGTTSFTAGNTMTRAAGNATSIAVPATNGEYRLYVVDAQGNRSAESKSLVRQGNGGSNPGGQAGTILGAQSNRCVDITGGAATNGAQAQLWDCNGGTSQRFTYTSGKQLQVFGNKCLDANNQGTSNGTQVIIWDCNNQTNQQWNLNSNGTITGVQSNLCLDANGAGTANGTKLILWSCNGGTNQRWTLRT, encoded by the coding sequence GTGAAGTCAGCCCTGTCCACCCTCGGGAAGGCGTTAGCAGCGCTCGCGGTGTTCGTCGCCGCCGTCGCGCTGCCGGTCTTCGCGGGGAGCAGCCCGGCCTCGGCGGCGGTCCAGGCGACCTACTACGTCGCCCCCGACGGCAACGACTCCAACCCCGGGACGCTCGCGTCGCCGTTCCGGACGGTGCAGCGCGCAAGGGACGTCGTCCGCACGGTCAACGGCAGCATGTCCGGCGACATCTACGTGTACCTCCGCGGTGGCGACTATCCGATCAGCAGCACGGTCGACTTCACGACGGCCGACTCCGGCACGAACGGGTACCGGGTCATCTACTCCGCCTACCAGAACGAGACGCCGGTGCTCAACGGCGGCGTCCAGGTGACCGGGTGGACGCAGCACAGCGGCAACATCTGGAAGGCGCCGCTGAACCGGAGCAACAAGCTCCGTGCGCTGTACGTCAACGACAAGCGCGCGGTCATGGCGACGAAGACGGTGAACTCGGCCGGGTGCTACGGGACCTACAACATCACCGCGGGGCAGGCGGCCTGGGCCTGGGAGTCCGGGTCGCAGTGCGCGGGGGCCAAGTACAGCCTGAACGACTTCCCCGCCATCCCGAACAACCAGGACGACATCGAGATCGAGACGGGGACGACCTGGACCACGGCCATCGTGGCGGTCCGGCAGGTCACCTCCGACGGGTCGAACCGCATCGCGCAGTACCAGCAGCCGGGTGCGGCGATCGCGCAGGGTGCCTTCAACGGCAACGCGCAGATCAACGGCAGCCACAAGCTGATGAACGCCTACGAGTTCCTGGACACCCCTGGCGAGTTCTTCTTCGACAAGACGAGCAAGACGCTGTACTACTACAAGTCGAGCTCGGAGAACATGTCCACCGCGTCGGTCTTCGCGCCGAACAACGTGTCGACCCTCCTCAAGGTCGCCGGCACCTCCACCAGCAGCCGCGTGCGGAACATCACCTTCACCGGCCTCACGGTGCAGCACTCCGACTGGAACCTGTTCAACGTGGCCGGCTCGGCGTTCAAGCAGGCCCAGCAGGGCAACCTCGGCGCGCAGGCGTACGCCAAGCAGAACTTCCACGTCTACTACTACCGCAACGTGGACATGGCACCCGGCGCCATCCAGATCGAGAACGCCGACGGGCTGCTGCTGCAGGGCAACCGCGTGCAGCACACCGGCGTCGACGGCATCACCATGGCCAACGACGTGGTGAACACGCAGCTGATCGGGAACTTCACCAACGACATCGCCGGATCCGCGATCGTCGTCGGTCACCCCCAGCACGTCTTCATCGGTGACTACACCTCGTCGAACCGCGAGAAGTACCCGGTCGCGGTCGAAGGCGCACCCAAGAACATCGAGATCAAGAACAACTACATCTACGACAGCGCCGTGCTGTTCAACGGCCACAGCCCCATCACGGCGTACTTCGCCGACGGCCTGACCATCCAGCGCAACCGCATCGAGAAGGCCCCGTGGTCCGGCATCACGCTCGGCTGGGGCTGGTGGAACTTCGACGGCTCGTCCGGCTCGATCGCGCCGAACCGGCCCACCACCACGGCGAAGAACAACAACATCAGCTACAACCACATCATCGACACGGTGCAGCGCCTCAGCGACACGGCCCCGATCTACACGCTCGGCAGCCAGCCCGGCACGATGATCACCAACAACTACCTGCAAGGCGTGCCGTCCGGTCACAAGTACGGACTCCACCCCGACGAGGGCTCGGCGTACATCACGTTCCGCGACAACGTCCTGAGCATCGACAAGAACGTCACCTGGATGCTCAACTCCGACGACTTCGGCCGTAAGCACGATTTGAGCGTCACGAACACCTACGGCCCCATCAACAAGGTCTCCAACAAGAACCTGCCGAACAGCACGATCCAGGACATCATCGTGTCCTCGGACTACGTCTGGCCGACGCAGGCGTACTCCATCGCCGTGAACTCCGGCCTGGAGGACGCGTACCGGAACATCATCCCGCAGAACCTCTTCTCCCAGCAGGACTACGCGCTTCCCGCCAGCGTCGCCGTCGGCAGCGGCGTGACGTCGATCCCCATCCGCAGCCTCGGCGACGCGAACAAGTCGGTCTGGCTCGCACCCCTGGGAACGACGTCCTTCACCGCCGGCAACACGATGACCCGAGCAGCCGGAAACGCGACCTCCATCGCCGTCCCCGCCACCAACGGCGAGTACCGCCTCTACGTCGTAGACGCTCAAGGCAACCGCTCCGCCGAGTCCAAGTCCCTCGTCCGGCAGGGCAACGGCGGCAGCAACCCCGGCGGCCAGGCCGGCACGATCCTCGGCGCACAGTCCAACCGCTGCGTCGACATCACCGGTGGCGCCGCCACCAACGGCGCACAGGCCCAGCTGTGGGACTGCAACGGCGGCACCAGCCAGCGCTTCACCTACACCTCCGGCAAGCAGCTCCAGGTCTTCGGCAACAAGTGCCTCGACGCCAACAACCAGGGCACCTCGAACGGCACCCAGGTCATCATCTGGGACTGCAACAACCAGACCAACCAGCAGTGGAACCTCAACTCCAACGGCACCATCACCGGCGTCCAGTCCAACCTCTGCCTCGACGCCAACGGCGCCGGCACCGCCAACGGCACCAAACTCATCCTGTGGTCCTGCAACGGCGGCACCAACCAGCGCTGGACCCTGCGCACGTGA
- a CDS encoding IS4 family transposase yields MPVGGCVWAPAHLGVLSDGVPVELVDEVLVECRRGERRVRVLPARVVVFFVLAMTLFPERGYAGVWRALCCSVRGVGVPSAAALRQARARLGEAPVRMLFDRLRGPVAPVATPGVWWRGLRLVAWDGSTLDLADEAAVRKEFGAPVHGSGREGAPQMAFALTIECGTRAVMDAVFGHCRTSESALVERMLGALAPGMLLLADRRFIGLGLWRSARQTGAHLLWRATATLAPTVIAHLPDGSYLAMRRGHKHERHLREMVRIIEATITVTLADGTTRHQTYKLMTTLLDHRTHPAADLVACYHQRWEIETALYGLKAIHKGSLRPLRSRTVPGIVQEFYALLLTHHLLRRLACHAALDTGLDPDQISFTTTLHTTRDTIITHTAPSPATPPRTGPTPSPCSPTGPCPQPDAQGPAHASKTVPKSATPSDKHTPTPNPKPPATPSPSAAP; encoded by the coding sequence ATGCCGGTGGGTGGGTGTGTGTGGGCTCCGGCGCATCTTGGGGTGCTGAGTGACGGGGTGCCGGTGGAGTTGGTGGATGAGGTGCTTGTGGAGTGCCGGCGAGGTGAGCGGCGGGTGCGGGTGTTGCCTGCACGGGTGGTGGTGTTTTTCGTCTTGGCGATGACCTTGTTCCCGGAGCGGGGGTATGCAGGGGTGTGGCGGGCGTTGTGTTGTTCGGTGCGGGGGGTGGGGGTGCCGTCGGCGGCGGCGTTGCGTCAGGCCAGAGCACGGCTGGGTGAGGCGCCGGTACGGATGTTGTTCGATCGGCTGCGCGGTCCGGTTGCCCCGGTTGCGACGCCGGGGGTGTGGTGGCGGGGGTTGCGGCTGGTGGCCTGGGACGGTTCCACGCTGGATCTGGCCGATGAGGCGGCGGTGCGTAAGGAGTTCGGGGCTCCGGTGCACGGCAGCGGGCGCGAGGGTGCGCCGCAGATGGCGTTCGCGCTCACCATCGAGTGCGGGACCCGGGCCGTCATGGACGCGGTGTTCGGGCATTGCCGCACGAGTGAGTCGGCATTGGTGGAACGGATGCTGGGCGCTCTTGCGCCGGGGATGCTGCTGCTTGCCGATCGCCGGTTCATCGGTCTTGGGCTGTGGCGGTCGGCCCGCCAGACCGGGGCCCACCTTTTGTGGCGCGCCACCGCTACCTTGGCCCCCACCGTGATCGCACACCTCCCCGATGGGTCCTACCTGGCCATGCGCCGCGGCCACAAGCACGAACGGCACCTGCGCGAGATGGTGCGCATCATCGAGGCCACCATCACCGTGACCCTCGCCGACGGCACCACACGCCACCAGACCTACAAGCTCATGACCACCCTGCTGGACCACCGCACCCACCCCGCCGCCGACCTTGTGGCCTGCTACCACCAGCGCTGGGAGATCGAAACCGCGTTATACGGCCTCAAAGCCATCCACAAAGGATCACTGCGACCCCTGCGATCACGCACCGTCCCCGGCATCGTCCAGGAGTTCTACGCCCTGCTGCTCACCCACCACCTGCTACGCCGCCTGGCCTGCCACGCCGCCCTGGACACCGGCCTGGACCCCGACCAGATCAGCTTCACCACCACCCTGCACACCACCCGCGACACCATCATCACCCACACGGCACCCAGCCCCGCCACGCCCCCCAGGACTGGGCCTACACCCTCACCATGCTCACCAACCGGCCCATGCCCGCAACCCGACGCCCAAGGACCAGCCCACGCGTCAAAAACCGTCCCAAAGTCCGCTACCCCTTCCGACAAACACACCCCGACCCCAAACCCAAAACCGCCAGCTACACCATCACCATCCGCAGCCCCTTGA